In a genomic window of Staphylococcus taiwanensis:
- a CDS encoding LacI family DNA-binding transcriptional regulator: MKNISDIAKLAGVSKSTVSRFLNDGSVSPQTKEKLSRIIAEHDYQPNQFAQSLRAEHTNIIGAIIPRMNSHAVDETVKGMVHICQQQQYQLLLNYTGLDINAEITALETFSRSKVDGIILMATTLTPQHLEVINKIDVPIILVGQSHPKLNSIIHDDYQAGWLMGDYIGQKKIKHVAFFGVSENDIAVGVKRKQGVLDGLQSYGIQPQTFETSFKYEEARQDVVNVLRDKDDFEVCIGATDAIALAIHKYYSEHKIHSDKVQIYGFGGDPMTQLVSPTIKTVKFNYFEAGTKAMSQLHDLIFSENVVTETIIPVKE; this comes from the coding sequence TAAGTCCACAAACAAAAGAGAAATTAAGTCGAATCATAGCGGAACATGATTACCAACCTAATCAGTTTGCTCAAAGTTTAAGAGCTGAACATACGAATATCATTGGTGCTATTATACCTAGAATGAATTCACATGCCGTAGATGAGACTGTAAAAGGCATGGTCCATATATGTCAGCAACAACAATATCAATTATTACTTAATTATACTGGATTAGATATCAATGCTGAAATAACTGCGCTTGAAACATTTTCAAGAAGTAAAGTAGACGGCATCATATTAATGGCAACAACATTGACACCTCAACATTTAGAAGTCATTAATAAAATAGATGTACCCATTATCCTTGTAGGGCAATCTCATCCTAAATTAAATAGTATTATTCATGATGATTACCAAGCTGGTTGGTTAATGGGAGACTACATTGGTCAGAAAAAAATAAAACATGTTGCTTTCTTTGGCGTAAGTGAGAATGATATTGCCGTAGGGGTGAAACGTAAACAAGGCGTATTAGACGGACTTCAGTCATATGGTATTCAACCTCAGACCTTTGAAACATCATTTAAATATGAAGAAGCGAGACAAGATGTTGTGAATGTTTTAAGAGATAAAGATGATTTTGAAGTTTGTATTGGAGCAACCGACGCCATCGCACTCGCAATACATAAATATTACTCTGAACATAAGATACACTCAGATAAAGTTCAAATTTATGGGTTTGGTGGAGATCCAATGACACAGTTAGTTTCTCCTACAATTAAAACAGTGAAATTTAACTACTTTGAAGCGGGTACTAAGGCAATGAGTCAGTTACATGATTTAATTTTTTCGGAAAATGTAGTAACTGAAACGATTATACCAGTAAAAGAATAA